The Papaver somniferum cultivar HN1 chromosome 3, ASM357369v1, whole genome shotgun sequence genome includes a region encoding these proteins:
- the LOC113361325 gene encoding putative disease resistance protein RGA4 — protein MALEGILIAGTSEMLKKLITIVCSESSLAWGVGDELKRLKQALEVIAAVTSDAERKQMNDAAVLLWLRRLKQVSYDADDVLDEISYEAMRHSDNKDNKVKVFFSSSNQVAFGLKIAHKIKDINTQFKKIASDMKIFQFQTSSSNSDRYEQQERLTSSFFGDVSKIVGRKKDKSKIIRMLTTMSISQSTSLQSSSANSNIHEKASVISIVGMGGLGKTTLAQSIYKDNSVENYFEKNLWVCISDDIELFKILKNIMESATKSECEDFSNPEVLVEKVREQLEGKKYLLVLDDLWNKDPMEWNKLKSVLDFGSVGSKIIVTTGSQEVASVVQGLFSPYNLNVLSEAECWSIMKNKAFSPGGASETPNMKIIGEEIAKKCGGLPLAANFFGCLMHSLNDERHWLSFRDNESLETLGNHSGGIIPILRLSYDTLPSHLKQCFSYCCLFPKC, from the coding sequence ATGGCGCTCGAGGGTATTCTTATTGCCGGTACATCTGAAATGTTGAAAAAGCTGATTACTATAGTTTGCAGTGAGAGTAGTCTGGCTTGGGGTGTCGGGGATGAACTGAAAAGGCTTAAACAAGCATTGGAGGTTATTGCGGCTGTAACATCCGATGCAGAGAGGAAGCAGATGAACGATGCTGCGGTTTTACTTTGGTTAAGAAGGCTCAAGCAAGTTTCTTACGATGCTGATGACGTTCTTGATGAAATTTCTTACGAAGCTATGCGTCATTCTGATAATAAGGACAACAAGGTAAAAGTTTTCTTTTCATCCTCCAATCAAGTTGCCTTCGGCTTAAAGATAGCTCATAAAATCAAAGACATCAATACACAATTTAAGAAAATTGCATCTGATATGAAAATATTTCAGTTTCAAACCTCTAGTAGTAATAGTGATCGTTACGAGCAGCAAGAGCGGCTAACTAGTTCATTCTTTGGAGATGTTTCAAAAATTGTaggaagaaaaaaagataaatcaaagATTATAAGGATGTTAACAACGATGAGCATATCGCAGTCAACTTCTTTGCAATCATCTTCTGCAAATTCTAACATACATGAAAAAGCCTCTGTCATATCCATAGTGGGTATGGGCGGACTTGGCAAAACAACTTTAGCTCAATCAATCTACAAAGACAACTCGGTAGAAAACTACTTCGAAAAAAATTTGTGGGTATGCATTTCTGATGATATTGAGctgtttaaaattttaaaaaacattATGGAGTCTGCAACTAAGTCTGAATGCGAAGACTTCTCGAATCCGGAAGTATTAGTAGAAAAAGTTAGAGAACAATtggaaggaaaaaaatatttgctAGTTTTAGATGACTTGTGGAATAAAGATCCAATGGAATGGAATAAACTCAAGAGTGTCCTAGATTTCGGCTCTGTAGGCAGCAAGATTATAGTCACTACAGGCAGTCAAGAAGTTGCATCGGTGGTGCAAGGTTTATTTTCTCCTTACAATCTAAATGTATTATCTGAAGCAGAATGTTGGTCGATTATGAAGAATAAAGCTTTTTCTCCGGGTGGAGCATCTGAGACTCCAAATATGAAAATTATAGGTGAGGAGATAGCAAAAAAATGTGGAGGTTTGCCGCTTGCCGCAAACTTTTTTGGTTGTCTTATGCACTCACTGAACGATGAGAGGCATTGGTTGTCATTCAGAGACAACGAAAGCCTAGAAACACTAGGAAACCATAGTGGGGGAATCATACCAATATTGAGATTAAGTTACGATACTTTACCATCCCATTTAAAACAATGTTTCTCATACTGTTGTTTATTTCCGAAATGTTAA
- the LOC113361326 gene encoding uncharacterized protein LOC113361326 isoform X1, with protein MLLKAVEERAEKNRRKVFYVEVDVLSENQKYVELHKQMGYTCHKEYFDIIEGEMYSGNICQVETCISKQNCSSNMTSLVQQKLQQSVASKTGLLEPSCASHSNEICVNNTHTRLISDSGTQ; from the exons ATGTTACTCAAGGCAGTTGAGGAGAGAGCTGAGAAGAA TCGTCGCAAGGTATTTTATGTGGAAGTAGATGTGCTCTCCGAAAACCAAAAATACGTCGAATTGCACAAACAA ATGGGTTATACTTGCCATAAGGAGTATTTTGATATTATTGAGGGAGAGATG TACTCAGGAAATATTTGTCAGGTGGAGACTTGCATCTCGAAACAGAATTGCAGCAGCAACATGACAAGTCTGGTGCAGCAGAAGCTACAACAATCGGTGGCATCTAAAACTGGACTCTTGGAGCCTTCTTGTGCTAGTCATTCCAATGAGATTTGTGTCAATAATACGCATACACGTTTAATTAGTGACAGTGGTACACAATAA
- the LOC113361326 gene encoding uncharacterized protein LOC113361326 isoform X2 yields the protein MTTIRELRCSDLLEITHMTMGQGNTGPLRDFMSIMMKFPEYSLVCVSPGNRITGFIAGCNTGKGVDRHCEINEFVSVTQTSFECYSRQLRRELRRIVARYFMWK from the exons ATGACAACCATTCGAGAGCTTCGCTGTAGTGATCTTCTTGAAATAACCCATATGACGATGGGTCAGGGTAAT acgGGACCTTTGAGAGATTTTATGTCCATCATGATGAAATTCCCTGAGTACTCTCTTGTTTGTGTATCTCCTGGCAATCGAATTACTGGTTTCA ttGCTGGATGTAATACAGGAAAAGGTGTTGATAGGCATTGTGAGATAAATGAGTTCGTTTCCGTGACACAGACATCATTCGAATGTTACTCAAGGCAGTTGAGGAGAGAGCTGAGAAGAA TCGTCGCAAGGTATTTTATGTGGAAGTAG